A single genomic interval of Aureliella helgolandensis harbors:
- the pdxH gene encoding pyridoxamine 5'-phosphate oxidase, whose translation MEIENMRRNYQENSLELADVASDPIQQFKIWFQRAQEANSTPWLEINAMTLSTCSGEGRTTSRIVLLKQCTSEGFAFFTNYESSKAQQLRQYPFASLVFYWPHLEQQVRVEGRVERTSAEVSDEYFQARPRSSQIGAVVSPQSQPVADRHELEKAMTELTESVGEGRVERPDYWGGYLLRPDRVEFWQGRPSRLHDRIVYELQDAQSWKTFRIAP comes from the coding sequence ATGGAAATCGAGAATATGCGGCGCAACTATCAGGAAAATTCGCTTGAATTGGCGGATGTTGCCAGCGACCCAATCCAACAATTCAAGATTTGGTTCCAACGCGCCCAAGAGGCCAATAGCACCCCTTGGCTAGAAATCAATGCAATGACCCTCTCCACCTGCAGCGGAGAGGGGCGGACCACCTCCCGCATCGTGCTGCTCAAACAGTGTACGTCGGAGGGGTTCGCGTTCTTTACCAATTACGAATCTTCCAAAGCTCAGCAGCTGCGGCAGTACCCCTTTGCGAGTCTAGTGTTCTACTGGCCACATCTGGAGCAGCAGGTTCGCGTGGAGGGCCGTGTCGAACGGACGTCGGCAGAGGTTAGCGATGAGTACTTTCAGGCCCGTCCGCGGTCGAGCCAGATTGGTGCGGTGGTTAGCCCTCAGTCTCAGCCGGTGGCCGATCGTCATGAACTTGAGAAAGCGATGACCGAACTAACTGAGAGCGTAGGGGAGGGACGCGTGGAGCGTCCCGACTATTGGGGCGGCTATTTGCTTAGGCCCGATCGCGTGGAGTTTTGGCAAGGCCGTCCCAGTCGCCTGCATGACCGTATCGTCTACGAATTGCAAGACGCGCAATCCTGGAAGACTTTCCGTATCGCCCCCTAA
- a CDS encoding ABC transporter substrate-binding protein: MQELNYRSRGRGTGGDSRNRSQAIWRQWPRSARLQWLCAMCVAWAVVWGAAGQGSCFAQEEIEVVEPPLIDQQPFDLITLKPAAGGDSVKVLTLPFPGRVVPSNPKETEKLPVVLVRFQERKYEVLWRDIERVELYEQRIYQQALDAMENKDFIGAFQNLSFLMKNYPGMRQLESLRQEFLFRSAVELYTSGALPQTLSALEELKETAPGYRAAAVNGALSRVADSMMGEYLKNGDLSSAKKILKRLNDQYGASLPVVKQWQAKLEAMAQAKRREAVALMEAQDYRAARKAAVDMLSILPDLKEAQDLINEINRIHPMVRVGVMQRSRELDPASLVNWPARRAGSLVYQSLFDFVESGPEGGKYRFALGTYALSDDRQQLILSLDPSLESNINAYDLAQILLERAELDSDDYDASWAAIFRSVSVPSSQQVLVQLKRPNVLPHALLQWTIPAGEGDASEPQESKLPGEYRIATQDETETSFKIRPAAAQRGAPVEIVEVFYTDPKLAVNDLLRGEIDLLDQLYPADAKRLAADPRLRVAAYSLPTTHMLIPVSDDPYVQNTKFRRALLYATNREAMLTGELLNSQDWDDGRLVSGPFPLGNGESDPLAYAYNPEVKPIEYSPQLAKLLVVMAEKELDKAAEKQHKPTPERKQLVIACPDFEFARVAVQGMIQQWQNVGIAAEMLVLPPGESVDESIECDFVYVITTMWEPATDIERLLGGDGIATSDNPFIVQALEQLRAARNWREVRDAMQNLHQLIDYHLPVLPLWQVTDRFAVSRYVEGLEGRPVSLYQDVDAWRVNLGIEKTLGR; the protein is encoded by the coding sequence GTGCAAGAGCTTAACTACCGCTCACGCGGTCGAGGGACTGGGGGCGATTCTCGAAATCGTTCGCAAGCAATCTGGCGTCAATGGCCCCGCTCAGCACGCTTGCAGTGGCTGTGCGCAATGTGCGTCGCCTGGGCAGTTGTTTGGGGAGCAGCGGGGCAGGGGAGTTGCTTTGCGCAGGAAGAGATTGAAGTCGTTGAACCGCCCCTCATCGATCAGCAACCCTTCGACTTGATTACGTTGAAACCGGCGGCAGGAGGAGATAGTGTCAAGGTTCTAACGCTCCCATTTCCCGGTCGTGTCGTACCGTCCAATCCCAAGGAAACCGAAAAATTACCCGTCGTATTGGTGCGGTTCCAGGAACGCAAGTATGAGGTCCTGTGGCGCGATATTGAACGGGTTGAGTTGTATGAGCAGAGGATCTATCAACAAGCCTTGGATGCGATGGAGAACAAGGACTTTATCGGAGCATTTCAAAACCTCAGCTTCTTGATGAAGAACTACCCTGGCATGCGGCAGCTGGAGTCATTGCGGCAGGAATTCTTGTTTCGCAGCGCCGTGGAACTGTATACATCGGGTGCGCTCCCGCAAACGCTCTCCGCCCTAGAAGAGCTCAAGGAAACCGCTCCTGGCTACCGCGCTGCTGCAGTCAATGGCGCGCTGTCGCGCGTCGCGGACAGCATGATGGGCGAGTATTTGAAGAATGGTGATCTGTCGAGCGCGAAAAAGATCCTCAAGCGACTGAATGATCAGTATGGGGCGTCCCTGCCGGTGGTCAAGCAATGGCAGGCAAAGCTCGAAGCGATGGCGCAGGCCAAACGCCGTGAAGCGGTGGCTCTGATGGAAGCTCAGGATTACCGCGCCGCACGCAAGGCGGCGGTCGACATGCTGAGCATCTTGCCCGATCTCAAGGAAGCGCAAGACTTGATCAATGAGATCAATCGGATCCATCCCATGGTACGCGTGGGCGTGATGCAACGCAGCCGAGAATTAGATCCGGCCAGTTTAGTGAATTGGCCCGCCCGCCGCGCTGGGAGCTTGGTCTACCAGTCGCTGTTCGATTTTGTGGAGAGTGGCCCCGAGGGAGGGAAGTATCGATTCGCACTCGGCACTTACGCACTGAGTGACGATCGACAACAATTGATTCTTTCCCTTGACCCGAGTCTGGAAAGTAACATCAACGCGTACGACTTGGCACAGATTCTCTTAGAACGTGCGGAACTCGATAGCGACGATTATGATGCATCCTGGGCTGCTATCTTTCGATCGGTGTCCGTCCCGTCCAGCCAGCAAGTGCTGGTCCAGTTAAAGCGACCGAACGTTCTGCCCCATGCACTGTTGCAATGGACGATTCCCGCCGGCGAGGGCGATGCCTCCGAGCCCCAGGAATCAAAGCTGCCTGGCGAGTATCGTATTGCGACGCAAGACGAGACGGAGACTTCCTTCAAAATCCGCCCCGCAGCTGCCCAACGTGGCGCCCCGGTCGAAATTGTGGAAGTCTTCTACACCGATCCCAAGCTTGCCGTAAACGATCTGTTGCGTGGCGAAATCGATTTGCTAGACCAACTCTATCCAGCAGATGCGAAGCGCTTAGCTGCCGACCCGCGTCTGCGAGTAGCCGCCTACTCTCTGCCGACGACACATATGTTGATTCCCGTGTCCGACGATCCCTATGTGCAGAACACGAAGTTTCGCCGGGCATTGCTGTATGCTACCAATCGCGAAGCGATGTTGACCGGTGAGTTGCTGAATAGTCAAGATTGGGATGATGGACGTCTGGTGAGTGGGCCGTTTCCCCTTGGCAATGGCGAGTCGGATCCCCTAGCTTACGCTTACAATCCTGAAGTCAAACCGATCGAATACAGCCCGCAGTTGGCCAAGCTGCTGGTCGTCATGGCCGAAAAGGAATTGGATAAGGCGGCAGAGAAGCAGCATAAGCCGACCCCCGAACGCAAACAGTTAGTGATCGCTTGCCCCGATTTTGAATTTGCCCGCGTAGCCGTCCAGGGAATGATTCAGCAATGGCAAAACGTTGGTATCGCAGCGGAAATGCTGGTGCTGCCTCCAGGGGAGTCCGTGGACGAATCGATCGAATGCGATTTTGTCTACGTCATCACTACCATGTGGGAACCTGCCACCGATATCGAACGACTGTTAGGCGGAGACGGGATAGCGACGAGCGATAATCCCTTTATCGTCCAAGCTCTCGAACAGTTGCGAGCGGCTCGGAACTGGCGTGAGGTGCGCGACGCGATGCAAAACTTGCACCAGTTGATCGACTATCATTTGCCGGTTCTGCCTCTGTGGCAAGTGACCGATCGATTTGCGGTCAGCCGCTATGTTGAAGGCCTGGAGGGACGCCCCGTATCGCTTTACCAAGATGTGGATGCCTGGCGCGTAAATTTGGGCATTGAGAAAACTTTGGGACGCTAG
- a CDS encoding DUF485 domain-containing protein, with product MSKPITQDINSRLGIQLFLIYAVFYLGFVLVNAFAASWAEWEPIAGLNLAILWGFSLIALALILALIYGTVCVNAPTTPPSNDASLAGKEESNS from the coding sequence GTGTCCAAACCGATCACGCAAGATATTAACTCACGCCTGGGCATTCAACTGTTCTTGATTTATGCCGTGTTTTATCTCGGCTTTGTGCTGGTCAATGCATTTGCCGCAAGCTGGGCGGAGTGGGAGCCGATTGCCGGCTTAAACTTGGCCATTCTGTGGGGATTTTCGCTCATCGCCCTGGCTCTCATCCTGGCGTTGATCTATGGCACGGTTTGCGTCAATGCTCCGACGACGCCCCCGAGCAATGACGCCTCGCTGGCGGGTAAAGAGGAGAGCAACTCATGA
- a CDS encoding YqgE/AlgH family protein has translation MTNRLPQEIQYCLAGHLLVAAPAWEHPFYGRSVCLVVHHSPDQAVGIFLNRQLPVTADGLWKQLSGGQAVATRPTLNFGGPHSGPIIALHDQIQLSEHACAEGVYCTAQLENLKTLVKTPSQMHFKLIVGQTEWGTGELDQQFAAGKWLPLPISPSLVFEEAEYLWHRALRTVGNSLVASMTGVSGLPSSVLAN, from the coding sequence ATGACTAATCGCTTACCACAAGAGATACAGTATTGTTTGGCAGGGCACTTGCTCGTGGCAGCCCCGGCCTGGGAGCATCCGTTTTATGGCCGCTCTGTGTGCCTAGTTGTCCACCACTCTCCAGATCAAGCAGTGGGCATTTTCCTGAATCGACAACTCCCCGTCACCGCGGATGGCTTGTGGAAGCAATTGTCGGGAGGCCAAGCCGTAGCAACTCGGCCAACCTTGAACTTTGGCGGCCCCCACTCGGGTCCCATCATCGCCTTGCACGATCAAATTCAGCTGTCCGAGCACGCATGTGCCGAGGGGGTCTACTGCACCGCTCAATTGGAAAACCTGAAAACCCTGGTGAAGACTCCAAGTCAGATGCATTTCAAGCTAATCGTCGGCCAAACGGAATGGGGCACCGGCGAGCTTGATCAGCAGTTTGCGGCCGGCAAATGGCTCCCGCTCCCAATCTCCCCCAGTTTGGTATTCGAAGAGGCGGAGTATTTGTGGCATCGAGCCCTCCGAACGGTAGGGAATAGCCTGGTTGCCTCGATGACGGGCGTTTCAGGTCTACCCTCAAGCGTCTTGGCAAACTAA
- the priA gene encoding replication restart helicase PriA: MNSQQPELFATNIPPWELDALSECRAAKIVFAEAPYGPLDYRVPDELLEEVRPGVRVKVPLGRGNRVMLGYCIAVSMVKQAPDALKSVLEVLDVEPLCTPRLLELFQWMSRYYIAPLGQVFEAAIPAGVRAAAGSRQRVMLYPGELAADPQRIAQLSDKQQAVMGQLILTAGGVTIDQLQKLANCSTGPINALRESGFIDARQERILNEFTTTPDLPPAPPLALSADQRQALNHVLEALDSAKQQTILLHGVTGSGKTEVYMQAIHEVISYGRQAIVLVPEISLTPQTRQRFLARFGNVTVLHSHMSPVERHHQWRKISAGASPVVIGPRSAIFAPLPRLGLIVLDEEHESSFKQDTQPRYHARDVALHRSFLEQIPLVLGSATPSLESWKRAKEGSYRLASLPRRVHNRPLPQVTTIDLRTEKQEPNRGAITRPLNQAIQETLRDDGQVILLLNRRGFATNIQCPQCGHVVTCPDCDLPLTHHRDGSKACCHYCDFQIPTPPGCPKCNFQGVRFTGLGTQRLEIEVAQRYPGTRIARMDSDTMRKPGSHERTLTDFRDGKIRILLGTQMIAKGLDFPNVLLVGVINADTALHFPDFRASEKTFQIVTQVAGRTGRGEKAGHVLVQTYSPDHPAIVAAAKHDFISFANTELQQRAQFGYPPHGHLARVIMRGPDLTETEGFAESVVRKLTATRELQGIDCRILGPAPPPLSRLRGNYRFHALLQTTEAEPLNRLLVKTIPDIKPPKDIQYVIDIDPLDTL, encoded by the coding sequence ATGAATTCGCAGCAGCCTGAATTGTTCGCCACCAATATCCCGCCTTGGGAATTGGATGCATTGAGCGAGTGTCGCGCGGCGAAAATCGTGTTTGCAGAGGCGCCCTACGGCCCGCTCGATTATCGAGTGCCCGATGAGCTGCTGGAGGAAGTGCGACCGGGAGTTCGGGTCAAAGTCCCCCTGGGGCGTGGAAATCGAGTGATGTTAGGCTACTGCATCGCCGTTTCCATGGTCAAACAAGCTCCCGATGCGCTGAAATCGGTGCTGGAAGTCCTCGACGTCGAGCCGCTGTGCACTCCCCGCCTGCTGGAACTTTTCCAATGGATGAGTCGCTATTACATTGCGCCACTGGGCCAAGTTTTTGAGGCGGCCATTCCGGCAGGAGTTCGGGCGGCCGCCGGCTCGCGGCAGCGCGTCATGCTCTATCCCGGCGAGCTGGCTGCGGATCCGCAACGCATCGCCCAATTGTCCGACAAGCAACAAGCCGTAATGGGGCAACTCATTCTGACCGCTGGCGGCGTCACGATCGACCAGCTTCAAAAGCTAGCCAATTGCTCAACGGGCCCCATCAACGCCTTGCGTGAATCGGGCTTCATCGACGCCCGCCAGGAACGAATCCTCAACGAATTCACCACCACGCCCGACCTCCCCCCTGCCCCACCCCTGGCGCTCAGCGCCGATCAACGGCAAGCTCTGAACCACGTTCTGGAAGCGCTCGATTCCGCCAAGCAACAGACGATTTTGCTGCATGGCGTTACGGGAAGCGGCAAAACCGAAGTCTACATGCAAGCCATCCACGAAGTCATTTCGTACGGTCGACAAGCGATCGTCTTAGTGCCGGAGATCAGCCTTACTCCGCAAACACGCCAACGCTTCTTAGCTCGCTTCGGCAATGTGACCGTCCTGCACAGTCACATGAGTCCCGTGGAAAGGCATCACCAGTGGCGGAAGATCTCCGCCGGGGCCAGTCCGGTAGTGATCGGTCCTCGCAGCGCGATCTTCGCTCCCCTGCCTCGGCTCGGCTTGATCGTCTTAGACGAAGAGCATGAGTCGTCGTTCAAACAAGACACGCAACCCCGTTACCACGCCCGTGACGTCGCCCTCCATCGCTCGTTCCTCGAGCAGATACCGCTGGTACTTGGCTCCGCAACTCCGAGTCTTGAGAGCTGGAAACGTGCCAAGGAAGGATCGTATCGACTGGCCAGTCTACCGCGTCGCGTGCACAACCGCCCCCTGCCACAAGTCACCACCATTGACTTGCGGACCGAAAAGCAAGAGCCCAATCGCGGAGCGATCACACGCCCGTTGAACCAAGCGATCCAAGAAACGCTGCGCGATGATGGTCAGGTTATCCTGCTGTTAAACCGCCGGGGGTTTGCGACCAACATTCAGTGTCCGCAGTGTGGCCATGTCGTGACCTGCCCCGACTGCGACTTGCCCCTGACGCATCACCGAGACGGCAGCAAGGCCTGTTGCCACTACTGCGATTTCCAAATTCCGACGCCTCCCGGTTGCCCGAAGTGCAATTTTCAGGGAGTGCGTTTCACGGGATTGGGCACGCAACGGTTGGAGATTGAAGTAGCACAGCGGTATCCTGGAACCAGAATCGCCAGGATGGACAGTGACACGATGCGCAAGCCAGGAAGTCACGAGCGGACCCTGACCGACTTTCGGGACGGCAAGATTCGCATCCTCTTAGGCACTCAAATGATCGCCAAAGGATTGGACTTCCCCAACGTTCTATTGGTCGGAGTCATCAACGCGGACACCGCCCTGCACTTCCCCGATTTTCGCGCGAGTGAGAAGACCTTTCAAATCGTGACTCAAGTCGCCGGTCGCACGGGACGAGGCGAGAAGGCGGGACACGTGCTCGTGCAGACCTACTCCCCCGATCATCCCGCCATCGTGGCCGCCGCCAAACACGACTTCATCAGCTTTGCCAACACCGAACTGCAGCAGCGAGCCCAGTTTGGCTATCCGCCTCATGGACATTTAGCGCGTGTCATTATGCGTGGCCCGGACTTGACCGAAACCGAGGGATTTGCCGAGTCGGTTGTTCGCAAGCTGACGGCCACTCGCGAGCTGCAGGGCATCGACTGTCGCATCCTCGGTCCCGCGCCGCCCCCGCTCTCGAGATTGCGGGGCAATTACCGCTTCCATGCCCTGCTACAAACCACGGAGGCCGAACCGCTCAATCGCCTTTTGGTAAAAACGATTCCCGACATCAAACCACCCAAAGACATTCAATACGTGATCGACATTGACCCATTAGATACCCTTTGA
- a CDS encoding sodium/solute symporter yields MIHETSTIAVVIFLAFVGVTLGISFYLGSKAKSSAGYFTAHGQIPWFVNGIAFAGDYLSAASFLGICGMIAFYGYDGFLYSIGYLAGWIVALFVIAEPMKRLGKFTFADALNANYNSRGIQLAAGISTLAVSVFYLIPQMVGAGVLVQPLLGYPHWAGVTIVGTVVILIVVTAGMVSTTWVQFLKGSLLVLFSAILTVAILQRGFEVTDGGIDGYEFTNLTLQADSPLDEQLAALGHQLQPLDSDWLETPYVRIQMNDQRNLVFRKQNSEDPSAVLLAECQEVRIASDGQTWINGELRTTDEEAPLGSSEESSGEERKQPALHPVGTVSALPNGEESTGPIGPLSFFKVLSKSQVVLWGSDKLTSSDGSSSTIYFPKPTPGSHVLRPGEHPKFAGIRQDDVWPKLNFLSLMLALFCGTASLPHILIRYYTVKDASAARKSTIVGIATIGFFYILTLYLGLGAMTSGAMDVTNSNMAAPLLARSINEWLFAIISAIAFTTVLGTVSGLILASAGAVSHDLMKNVMRIEMSDSRQVQIAKLASVVVGIIAIVLGIVFEKMNVSYLVGWAFSVAASANLPALVMLLFWKRTTSQGIIAGILVGMSSSLAWILLSSDTFSQVYSLERPEWLAMLVPFSQPGIVTIPLSFIVLVIVSLMTSKTGSATPQ; encoded by the coding sequence ATGATCCACGAAACCTCAACTATCGCCGTTGTCATTTTCCTAGCCTTCGTGGGTGTCACCTTAGGCATTAGTTTTTATCTGGGCAGCAAAGCCAAATCGTCCGCGGGTTACTTTACTGCCCACGGACAGATCCCTTGGTTTGTGAACGGGATCGCATTCGCTGGCGACTACCTATCGGCCGCCTCGTTTCTCGGTATTTGTGGGATGATCGCCTTCTATGGGTACGATGGCTTCCTCTACTCGATTGGCTATTTGGCGGGTTGGATCGTAGCTTTGTTCGTAATCGCCGAACCGATGAAACGGTTGGGAAAGTTTACCTTCGCAGATGCTCTAAATGCCAACTACAACTCGCGAGGCATTCAACTTGCCGCTGGCATCAGCACGCTGGCCGTGAGCGTATTCTACCTGATACCGCAAATGGTCGGGGCTGGCGTGCTCGTCCAACCACTTCTGGGATACCCTCACTGGGCCGGTGTTACCATCGTGGGCACCGTAGTGATCTTGATCGTAGTCACTGCAGGCATGGTGTCCACCACCTGGGTCCAGTTCCTCAAAGGCTCCTTGCTCGTACTCTTCAGCGCGATCCTAACGGTCGCGATCCTGCAGCGTGGATTTGAGGTCACCGACGGCGGTATTGATGGGTATGAATTCACCAACCTGACGCTTCAAGCGGACAGCCCACTCGACGAACAGCTTGCTGCCTTGGGGCATCAATTGCAACCACTCGATTCCGACTGGTTGGAGACGCCCTATGTTCGCATCCAAATGAACGACCAACGCAATCTGGTTTTCCGCAAACAGAATTCCGAAGACCCTTCAGCAGTCCTACTGGCCGAATGCCAAGAGGTTCGCATAGCCTCCGATGGTCAGACTTGGATCAACGGTGAGCTGAGAACCACTGATGAGGAGGCTCCACTAGGGAGTTCTGAAGAAAGTTCTGGGGAAGAGCGCAAGCAGCCGGCGCTACACCCGGTGGGCACTGTTTCGGCATTGCCCAACGGCGAAGAATCGACCGGCCCCATTGGGCCCTTGTCGTTCTTCAAAGTGCTGAGCAAGAGCCAAGTCGTCCTGTGGGGTAGCGATAAGCTAACCTCTTCCGATGGCAGCAGTAGCACTATTTATTTCCCCAAGCCAACGCCGGGTTCTCACGTGCTACGTCCCGGGGAGCACCCTAAATTTGCGGGAATACGGCAAGACGACGTGTGGCCCAAACTCAACTTCCTATCACTCATGCTGGCCCTGTTTTGCGGAACAGCGTCACTTCCACACATCTTAATTCGCTACTACACGGTCAAGGATGCATCCGCAGCTCGCAAAAGCACCATTGTGGGAATTGCCACCATCGGCTTCTTCTACATTCTGACGCTCTATCTTGGGCTGGGGGCGATGACGAGCGGCGCGATGGACGTCACCAACAGCAACATGGCCGCTCCGCTTCTTGCCCGCAGTATCAATGAGTGGCTTTTTGCAATCATCTCCGCCATTGCCTTTACCACCGTTCTGGGAACCGTAAGCGGGTTGATTCTGGCGTCTGCCGGAGCGGTGAGCCACGATCTCATGAAGAACGTAATGCGGATCGAAATGTCCGACTCGCGGCAAGTTCAAATCGCCAAGCTGGCGTCCGTTGTGGTGGGGATCATCGCTATCGTGCTGGGTATCGTCTTTGAGAAAATGAATGTGAGCTACTTGGTGGGCTGGGCGTTTAGCGTAGCAGCCTCAGCGAACCTGCCTGCCTTGGTCATGCTGCTGTTCTGGAAGCGAACGACCAGTCAGGGGATCATCGCTGGCATTTTGGTAGGCATGTCGAGCTCGCTGGCCTGGATCCTGCTCAGCTCGGATACTTTTTCACAGGTGTACAGCCTCGAGCGGCCCGAATGGCTAGCGATGCTGGTTCCGTTCAGTCAGCCTGGTATCGTCACCATCCCCCTCTCGTTTATCGTCCTGGTCATCGTTTCCCTGATGACCAGCAAGACGGGATCGGCAACACCGCAGTAG
- the nadD gene encoding nicotinate-nucleotide adenylyltransferase, whose amino-acid sequence MSESSNRQRVGIFGGTFDPIHLGHLLLAEVAADSLELDEVRFVPAAISPLKTHQRPIDDKHRLEMVRLAIGGNSRFRVDDREIRRGGTSYTVDTLAELRQENPQTEWYFLMGADSLVDFHSWREPERICQLARVIVLSRGGQAAPDMQLLAPYLPESQRADLASHCLTMPQVDVSSSAIRESLRQSRSVRYQLHPAVAAYIQAQQLYR is encoded by the coding sequence ATGTCGGAATCCTCGAATCGTCAGCGCGTGGGAATTTTCGGAGGGACATTCGACCCAATCCATCTTGGACACTTGCTGTTAGCCGAGGTTGCTGCGGACTCCTTGGAATTGGATGAGGTTCGATTTGTGCCGGCCGCCATTTCCCCACTAAAAACCCACCAACGCCCCATCGACGACAAACACCGCTTGGAAATGGTGCGATTGGCAATAGGCGGCAATTCTCGCTTTCGAGTGGATGATCGCGAAATTCGGCGTGGTGGTACCTCCTACACTGTCGATACGTTAGCAGAGCTTCGGCAGGAGAACCCCCAAACCGAATGGTATTTTTTGATGGGAGCCGACTCGCTGGTCGATTTTCATTCGTGGCGGGAACCGGAGCGTATTTGCCAACTGGCCCGAGTCATCGTGCTGTCCCGAGGCGGACAGGCAGCACCTGATATGCAATTGTTAGCACCATACCTTCCTGAGTCGCAAAGAGCGGATCTCGCTTCCCATTGCCTCACGATGCCTCAAGTTGATGTGAGTAGCAGTGCGATTCGGGAGAGCCTGCGTCAGTCACGCAGCGTGCGTTATCAATTGCACCCCGCCGTGGCAGCCTATATTCAGGCCCAACAGCTCTACCGCTAA
- a CDS encoding cold-shock protein, with product MRIGQVVKVIPEKKIGFIHSEDLHEDVFFHFSKVTKVGTLDLQEGDEVEYEIDELAKLQKQRLQATSVRRSVRPLAMRLQPSDAPELKAHHHPKARRRRPTWRDKEDPKQEDV from the coding sequence ATGCGAATTGGCCAAGTCGTCAAAGTCATACCCGAAAAGAAGATCGGGTTCATTCACTCCGAAGATCTGCACGAAGATGTCTTCTTCCACTTTTCTAAGGTGACGAAAGTCGGCACCTTAGATTTGCAGGAGGGCGATGAGGTCGAGTACGAAATCGATGAACTCGCCAAGCTCCAGAAACAGCGTTTGCAGGCCACGTCCGTGCGGCGTTCGGTGCGCCCTCTGGCCATGCGTCTGCAGCCCAGCGACGCGCCCGAATTGAAGGCCCACCACCACCCCAAAGCACGACGCCGACGTCCCACGTGGCGCGACAAAGAAGACCCTAAACAAGAAGATGTCTGA
- a CDS encoding methyltransferase domain-containing protein — translation MQPRELLRLWDEAESIWSQRQDDDAFHGYVSADFEAIHHSLRKLRKRTHTFLEWGSGLGVVAIMASRLGFDAYGIEVEPELVALADELAERFAATPTFAVGSFIPDDFDEQLANGDEFHKTVVTDRDAYGELDMELRDFDLVYAYPWPEEHGVFRNIVRTCGAKHTLLLRYDAREGLTLSRPAKNRPEASR, via the coding sequence ATGCAACCTCGCGAACTATTGCGTTTGTGGGATGAGGCGGAGAGTATTTGGTCGCAGCGGCAGGATGACGACGCCTTTCATGGCTACGTGAGCGCCGATTTCGAAGCGATTCATCACTCCTTGCGGAAGCTACGAAAGCGAACCCACACTTTTCTCGAATGGGGTTCTGGGCTCGGTGTGGTGGCCATCATGGCTAGTCGTCTGGGGTTTGACGCCTATGGGATCGAAGTGGAGCCCGAGTTGGTCGCGCTGGCGGATGAGTTGGCGGAGCGCTTTGCAGCCACACCCACCTTTGCCGTCGGCTCATTCATTCCCGATGATTTCGATGAGCAGCTCGCCAACGGTGACGAATTTCATAAGACGGTAGTGACCGACCGGGATGCCTACGGGGAGCTCGATATGGAATTGCGAGATTTCGATTTGGTGTACGCTTACCCGTGGCCCGAAGAACACGGCGTCTTCCGCAACATTGTGCGGACGTGCGGTGCCAAACACACGCTTCTGCTCCGCTACGATGCACGGGAAGGTTTGACGCTATCCCGGCCGGCAAAAAATCGCCCCGAAGCCTCTCGATAG